Proteins encoded by one window of Actinocorallia herbida:
- a CDS encoding carbohydrate ABC transporter permease, with amino-acid sequence MIKTLRRAQAAPPAAGSSARPAERHPSGPPPRTTTAQGPSRRRGPRAPASLSRVGVNLILLVVVCYTVLPPLWLLMASTKNLTDLFGTNGFAPGRHFNLPNNLHHLFAADGGIYLRWLWNTLLYAGGGAVLAAFICAMAGYAFDKFAFRGKEALYGLVLVGVMIPSAALVLPTYLLASNVGLVNGFWGVFVPGLVFPFGVYLARIFSASYVPDEVVEATRVDGAGELRSFWSVALPMMRPGVVTIGLFQFTAIWNNFFLPMVMLSDDRLYPVNLGLYTWNSNALSQGNPDDYLLAITGSLVAIVPLIVLFLAVQRFWRSGMTAGAVK; translated from the coding sequence TGCCGGATCCAGCGCGCGTCCGGCCGAACGGCACCCGTCCGGCCCACCGCCCCGGACGACCACCGCACAGGGTCCGTCGCGGCGGCGAGGGCCTCGCGCCCCCGCCTCGCTGTCACGGGTCGGCGTCAACCTGATCCTGCTGGTCGTCGTCTGCTACACCGTCCTGCCGCCGCTCTGGCTCCTGATGGCGTCGACCAAGAACCTGACCGACCTGTTCGGGACGAACGGGTTCGCCCCCGGCAGGCACTTCAATCTGCCGAACAACCTGCACCACCTGTTCGCCGCGGACGGCGGCATCTACCTCCGGTGGTTGTGGAACACGCTTCTGTACGCGGGCGGGGGAGCGGTACTCGCCGCCTTCATCTGCGCGATGGCGGGCTACGCCTTCGACAAGTTCGCCTTCCGCGGCAAGGAGGCGCTCTACGGCCTGGTCCTGGTGGGCGTGATGATCCCCTCGGCCGCCCTGGTCCTGCCGACCTACCTGCTCGCGTCCAACGTCGGCCTGGTCAACGGATTCTGGGGCGTCTTCGTGCCGGGACTGGTCTTTCCCTTCGGGGTGTACCTGGCGCGCATCTTCAGCGCCTCCTATGTCCCGGACGAGGTCGTCGAGGCGACGCGGGTGGACGGCGCCGGCGAGCTGAGGTCCTTCTGGTCGGTCGCGCTGCCCATGATGCGGCCCGGGGTCGTCACCATCGGGCTCTTCCAGTTCACCGCGATCTGGAACAACTTCTTCCTCCCCATGGTGATGCTGTCGGACGACCGCCTCTATCCCGTCAACCTCGGCCTCTACACCTGGAACTCGAATGCGCTGAGCCAGGGGAATCCCGACGACTACCTGCTCGCCATCACCGGATCGCTGGTGGCGATCGTCCCGCTCATCGTGCTCTTCCTGGCGGTCCAACGATTCTGGCGCTCGGGCATGACGGCCGGAGCAGTCAAATGA
- a CDS encoding hydroxyacid dehydrogenase, whose amino-acid sequence MATTTGRRLRAKLAMSRAVKESLFRPAAAHRLTQLADIDPDEVIEDFADARDLDSVDVLITGWGCPPLEHDVLERAPRLRAVIHTAGSVKHHITDACWERGIAVSSAAAANAVPVAEFTLAAILFAHKRVWQTSALYRRHRAFLPWTDHFPGVGNYRRTVGIVGASRIGRRVLDLLRPFDFEVLVADPYLDEAEAKSLGATLADLDTLIAASDTVSLHAPDLPETHQMIDRRRLGLLRDGATLINTARGALVDTEALTGELASGRIYAVLDVSCPEPLPPESDLYELPGVLLTPHIAGSLGNELERLAEHSLDELARLASGAPFAHAVQPGQLTRSA is encoded by the coding sequence ATGGCCACCACCACCGGGCGACGGCTCCGGGCGAAACTCGCCATGAGCCGAGCCGTCAAGGAGTCCCTTTTCCGTCCGGCTGCGGCGCACCGTCTGACACAGCTCGCGGACATCGATCCCGACGAGGTGATCGAGGATTTCGCCGACGCGCGCGATCTCGATTCCGTGGACGTGCTGATCACGGGATGGGGCTGCCCGCCACTCGAGCACGACGTGCTGGAACGGGCCCCCCGGCTGCGGGCGGTCATCCACACCGCGGGCTCGGTCAAGCACCACATCACCGACGCCTGCTGGGAGCGGGGCATCGCGGTCTCGTCGGCGGCCGCGGCCAACGCCGTCCCGGTCGCCGAATTCACGCTGGCCGCCATCCTGTTCGCGCACAAACGGGTGTGGCAGACGAGCGCCCTCTACCGGCGGCACCGCGCCTTCCTGCCGTGGACCGACCACTTCCCGGGCGTCGGCAACTACCGCCGGACCGTCGGCATCGTCGGCGCCTCGCGCATCGGCCGGCGGGTGCTGGACCTCCTGCGGCCGTTCGACTTCGAGGTGCTCGTCGCCGATCCCTACCTGGACGAGGCGGAGGCGAAGTCGCTCGGCGCCACCCTGGCCGACCTCGACACCCTGATCGCCGCGTCCGACACCGTTTCTCTGCACGCCCCCGACCTGCCCGAGACCCACCAGATGATCGACCGCAGGCGCTTGGGACTGCTCCGCGACGGAGCCACCCTGATCAACACCGCACGAGGCGCGCTCGTCGACACCGAGGCCCTCACCGGGGAACTCGCCTCCGGCCGGATCTACGCCGTGCTCGACGTGTCCTGCCCGGAGCCCCTGCCGCCCGAGTCCGACCTGTACGAGCTGCCCGGCGTGCTGCTGACCCCGCACATCGCCGGCTCCCTGGGAAACGAACTCGAGCGCCTGGCCGAGCACTCCCTGGACGAACTCGCCCGACTCGCGTCAGGTGCCCCCTTCGCCCATGCCGTCCAGCCGGGCCAGCTGACCAGGTCGGCCTGA
- a CDS encoding polysaccharide lyase: MSHRRTRHARSLLPFAFIAIQPVVTAAPAAADAVVRATYETGERSSGLSGIGLAGCCTHSLKVDGGLPRTGNYSLRADLKYGDPAVSGGPRAESDTVNIAATRFQSGQTSWYGFSVYVPSTWQDDDTAEDIIFQWHRTKSSCDDPNRSPAMFLEVLPPTSTSASRLRLRVNSDPVLCDHQDNGSANLTKTGHDLAPLTTGAWHDFVFQVDWEHTKTGFIKVWHQTGKAMGWTQVLNAQQVANTYNDAAGTFGYLKWGIYKPAWRQGATAVTERVVWHDNVAVAADSATGFQDVDPTE, translated from the coding sequence ATGTCGCACCGGAGGACACGGCACGCCCGCAGCCTCCTGCCATTCGCCTTCATCGCGATCCAGCCCGTGGTCACCGCGGCGCCGGCGGCCGCGGACGCGGTCGTGCGCGCGACGTACGAGACGGGGGAGAGAAGTTCCGGCCTTTCGGGAATCGGCCTGGCGGGGTGCTGCACGCACTCCCTCAAGGTCGACGGCGGCCTCCCGCGCACGGGGAACTACTCCCTCCGCGCTGACCTGAAGTACGGGGACCCCGCGGTCTCGGGCGGCCCGAGAGCGGAGAGCGACACCGTGAACATCGCGGCCACGCGCTTCCAATCCGGCCAGACGTCCTGGTACGGCTTCAGCGTCTACGTCCCCTCGACCTGGCAAGACGACGACACCGCTGAAGACATCATCTTCCAGTGGCATCGCACGAAGTCCTCCTGCGACGACCCGAACCGGTCACCCGCCATGTTCCTCGAGGTGCTTCCGCCGACTTCGACGTCCGCGAGCAGGCTTCGTCTCCGGGTCAACTCCGACCCGGTCCTCTGCGACCACCAGGACAACGGGAGCGCCAACCTGACGAAGACCGGCCACGATCTCGCCCCGCTGACGACGGGCGCCTGGCACGACTTCGTCTTCCAGGTGGACTGGGAGCACACGAAGACCGGCTTCATCAAGGTCTGGCACCAGACCGGCAAGGCCATGGGCTGGACGCAGGTCCTCAATGCCCAGCAGGTGGCCAACACCTACAACGACGCCGCCGGCACGTTCGGCTACCTCAAGTGGGGCATCTACAAACCCGCATGGAGACAAGGGGCCACCGCCGTCACGGAGCGCGTCGTCTGGCACGACAACGTCGCCGTCGCGGCCGACTCGGCCACCGGGTTCCAGGACGTCGATCCGACCGAGTGA
- a CDS encoding sugar phosphate isomerase/epimerase family protein, giving the protein MRLALSTLGLPGMPLTRTLHLAREHGWEGLELRCAPGETVNLGMTAEERRAAVRACASSGIVPLTLAGYTGVAAPGPDGPVIAGLRDELRLAADLGALHLRVFPQGGDGPRADADARAARRLGTVADEAQASGVRILLETHDSHPRGHDVARVLAAVGHPWVGALWDALHTYRAEERPASSYAALAPHLGYLQVKDVTDRQDLTPLGLGEGVLPLEACVSLLPDRSWVAWEYEAPWYPDAAPLPPLLGRGAAFLTALAHRR; this is encoded by the coding sequence ATGCGTCTTGCCCTGTCCACGCTGGGCCTGCCCGGCATGCCGCTGACCCGAACGCTCCACCTTGCCCGCGAACACGGCTGGGAGGGCCTCGAACTGCGCTGTGCCCCGGGCGAGACCGTCAACCTGGGAATGACCGCCGAGGAACGCCGGGCCGCAGTCCGGGCCTGTGCCTCCAGCGGGATCGTCCCGCTCACGCTCGCCGGGTACACCGGTGTCGCCGCGCCCGGACCGGACGGCCCGGTCATCGCGGGCCTGCGCGACGAACTCAGGCTGGCCGCCGACCTCGGCGCGCTTCACCTGCGGGTCTTCCCCCAAGGCGGCGACGGGCCGCGGGCGGACGCCGACGCGCGGGCCGCGCGCCGGCTGGGGACCGTCGCCGACGAGGCGCAGGCGTCGGGGGTGCGGATCCTCCTGGAGACGCACGACTCGCACCCGCGCGGTCACGACGTGGCCCGCGTGCTCGCCGCGGTAGGGCATCCGTGGGTCGGCGCGCTGTGGGACGCGCTGCACACCTACCGGGCCGAGGAGAGACCGGCCTCGTCGTACGCGGCGCTCGCACCTCATCTCGGCTACCTCCAGGTCAAGGACGTCACCGATCGCCAGGACCTGACGCCCCTCGGCCTGGGAGAGGGGGTGCTCCCCCTGGAAGCGTGCGTGAGCCTGCTCCCGGACCGGTCCTGGGTGGCCTGGGAATACGAGGCGCCCTGGTACCCGGACGCCGCGCCTCTTCCTCCCCTGCTCGGTCGAGGAGCGGCGTTCCTGACCGCTCTCGCCCACCGTAGATAA
- a CDS encoding heparinase II/III family protein, which yields MSFTRRTVLQAALISSVPLLVGIPIGPASAATTEISDAAFFGAWNAATGSWSTLPVFDYEANAALADVAAAARSGDYAAARAALLQYMRTRPKRTPPAWAYNGVFSPGLVPLFLDHIWTLGKGEIYQTTFTVGADLAEVTTDVSGAVRSAVASGGVGFMLMARNKEAGTAEFASRHAADGTPELTLTYADGTVRTLAASQSNHIAAGADAATSFGTAETLQVHDEGTGAFAANTRKAYLWFDLAGVTAPESATLSLTGRTSAGEQKIMLYQVQVTFDEKTQCWNNTVQNTFSWQADPNGFTWKKPTGANVDNEFAYQLPRFYFAGPLADAYGAERDEKIAAGLIGLMTDFIADANSSGASVNAASFPRNLDAAWRFQNWTYAYEILRTSPSLTADANTSILKAIHAAGLYFTTTTSATPNWMITIKSALVYLGACFPEFAGAAQWRAGAQVFLVQQLGGSLYPDGGYTEASSSYAMGVATTFVGTANVLVANGYSAGEVAPLKNLSWFLADQTYPNGYDPAYGDSGYTDQRPSLSLLADLLKDERLRHVATSGRSGTAPDHTSVVYPDTRVAVQRTGWAEQDWYLRIGADRGNHGHPDELAVQVYAHDRPLLPAMGTYSYAVDPIAAWLRTATQANNTITIDGTAQNPNAAGAVGNLSMPWVDLADGYTDATPGVRHGRTVLFLHDVGWLVSDTLTPADAGEHAYEQNWHLLPDAAPELDRATARTRFATGTQLAIIPAEPDAVTPALQDGYYSVVTYQVTPAQYVSYSLKASGTVNLDTLLLPVPPGSDAEATVRREDAPDGGRVLRLTASKGRLEGYYFRGPDDGITRRVDSYRFNGSMLYVDHHDGAQRILLTGGTALRKRGKTLLAAGQALSSTLAVRLHQADKTIEVTGPAAKPGGLPLHLAAPWAREATVAGQRVPIKRNGDLVTIAAL from the coding sequence ATGTCATTCACCCGCCGAACCGTTCTCCAAGCAGCCCTGATCAGCTCGGTACCCCTGCTCGTCGGCATCCCGATCGGCCCCGCCTCGGCGGCCACGACCGAGATCTCCGACGCCGCCTTCTTCGGCGCGTGGAACGCCGCGACCGGCTCGTGGAGCACCCTCCCGGTGTTCGACTACGAGGCGAACGCCGCCCTGGCGGACGTCGCCGCCGCCGCTCGTTCCGGCGACTACGCGGCGGCGCGCGCGGCACTGCTGCAGTACATGCGCACCCGCCCGAAGCGCACCCCTCCGGCCTGGGCCTACAACGGGGTGTTCAGTCCGGGGCTGGTGCCCCTGTTCCTCGACCACATCTGGACCCTGGGCAAGGGGGAGATCTACCAGACCACCTTCACGGTGGGCGCGGACCTGGCCGAGGTCACCACCGACGTCAGTGGTGCGGTGCGGTCCGCGGTCGCCTCCGGCGGCGTCGGATTCATGCTCATGGCGCGCAACAAGGAGGCCGGCACCGCGGAGTTCGCGAGCAGGCACGCCGCCGACGGCACGCCGGAGCTGACGCTGACCTACGCCGACGGCACCGTCCGCACGCTCGCGGCGAGCCAGAGCAACCACATCGCCGCGGGCGCGGACGCGGCCACCTCGTTCGGCACCGCCGAGACCCTCCAGGTCCACGACGAGGGCACGGGGGCGTTCGCCGCGAACACGCGCAAGGCCTACCTGTGGTTCGACCTGGCGGGCGTGACCGCGCCGGAGTCCGCGACGCTCAGCCTGACGGGCCGCACCAGCGCCGGCGAGCAGAAGATCATGCTGTACCAGGTCCAGGTGACCTTCGATGAGAAGACCCAGTGCTGGAACAACACGGTCCAGAACACCTTCTCCTGGCAGGCCGACCCGAACGGCTTCACCTGGAAGAAGCCCACGGGCGCCAACGTCGACAACGAGTTCGCCTACCAGCTGCCCCGCTTCTACTTCGCCGGCCCGCTCGCCGACGCCTACGGCGCCGAGAGGGACGAGAAGATCGCCGCGGGGCTCATCGGCCTGATGACCGACTTCATCGCCGACGCCAACAGCTCCGGCGCGTCGGTCAACGCCGCGAGCTTCCCCCGCAACCTCGACGCGGCCTGGCGTTTCCAGAACTGGACCTACGCCTACGAGATCCTGCGCACGAGCCCGTCGCTGACGGCCGACGCCAACACCTCGATCCTCAAGGCGATCCACGCCGCCGGGCTGTACTTCACGACCACGACCTCCGCCACCCCCAACTGGATGATCACCATCAAGAGCGCGCTGGTCTACCTCGGCGCGTGCTTCCCCGAGTTCGCCGGGGCGGCCCAATGGCGCGCCGGAGCGCAGGTGTTCCTGGTCCAGCAGCTGGGCGGCTCGCTGTACCCCGACGGCGGTTACACCGAGGCGTCCTCCAGCTATGCCATGGGGGTCGCGACCACCTTCGTCGGCACCGCGAACGTGCTGGTCGCCAACGGCTACTCCGCCGGCGAGGTCGCCCCGCTCAAGAACCTGTCCTGGTTCCTGGCCGACCAGACCTATCCCAACGGCTACGACCCCGCCTACGGCGACTCCGGTTACACCGACCAGCGGCCCTCGCTGTCCCTGCTGGCCGACCTGCTCAAGGACGAGCGACTGCGCCACGTGGCCACCAGCGGCAGGAGCGGCACCGCCCCCGACCACACGTCGGTCGTCTATCCCGACACCCGCGTCGCCGTGCAGCGCACCGGCTGGGCCGAGCAGGACTGGTACCTGCGCATCGGCGCCGACCGCGGCAACCACGGCCACCCCGACGAACTGGCGGTCCAGGTCTACGCCCACGACCGGCCGCTGCTGCCGGCGATGGGCACCTACTCCTACGCCGTCGATCCCATCGCCGCCTGGCTCCGCACGGCCACCCAGGCCAACAACACCATCACCATCGACGGAACCGCGCAGAACCCCAATGCCGCCGGAGCCGTCGGCAACCTCTCGATGCCGTGGGTCGATCTCGCGGACGGCTACACCGACGCGACCCCCGGCGTCCGCCACGGGCGCACCGTGCTGTTCCTGCACGACGTGGGCTGGCTGGTCTCCGACACCCTCACCCCGGCCGACGCCGGGGAGCACGCCTACGAGCAGAACTGGCACCTGCTCCCCGACGCCGCGCCGGAGCTGGACCGGGCGACCGCCCGGACGCGGTTCGCGACGGGCACCCAGCTGGCCATCATCCCGGCCGAACCGGACGCGGTGACCCCGGCGCTCCAGGACGGCTACTACTCGGTCGTCACCTACCAGGTGACCCCCGCCCAGTACGTCTCGTACTCCCTGAAGGCCTCCGGCACGGTGAACCTGGACACGCTCCTCCTGCCGGTGCCGCCGGGCAGCGACGCCGAGGCGACCGTGCGCCGCGAGGATGCCCCTGACGGCGGGCGCGTCCTGCGTCTGACCGCCTCGAAGGGCCGCCTGGAGGGCTACTACTTCCGCGGACCGGACGACGGGATCACCCGCCGGGTCGACTCGTACCGCTTCAACGGATCGATGCTCTACGTCGATCACCACGACGGCGCCCAGCGCATCCTCCTCACCGGCGGAACCGCGCTCAGGAAGCGCGGGAAGACCCTGCTGGCCGCCGGCCAGGCCCTGTCGTCGACGCTGGCCGTGCGGCTGCACCAGGCCGACAAGACGATCGAGGTGACCGGCCCCGCCGCGAAGCCCGGCGGCCTGCCCCTGCACCTGGCGGCACCCTGGGCCCGCGAGGCCACCGTCGCCGGCCAGCGCGTCCCCATCAAGCGCAACGGCGACCTCGTGACCATCGCAGCCCTGTAG
- a CDS encoding DUF6461 domain-containing protein has product MSASVADYSWFRSFRRGLLDEYCLSLVKGLGPREFLARLDAKVLGACEGLGAFAARDNDVLEEHDWCDDHQVVGAARVEGPDGPWTLALEINGFTGTDGRFMEAASQGTRIVSHFLNIKGMKLFTWWEDGEMRTQFESPYQRSGTTPDELLTEMAAVGYDLSDPSADGAVALGIPGMIALAQELTGIRLTAGLLTDAVYTAGMVTIA; this is encoded by the coding sequence ATGAGTGCTTCGGTCGCCGACTACTCGTGGTTCCGTTCCTTTCGGCGCGGTCTTCTCGATGAGTACTGTCTCTCGCTGGTCAAGGGGCTCGGTCCCCGGGAGTTCCTGGCGAGGCTCGACGCGAAGGTGCTGGGAGCGTGCGAGGGACTGGGGGCCTTCGCCGCAAGGGACAACGACGTTCTCGAGGAGCACGACTGGTGCGACGATCACCAGGTCGTGGGCGCCGCGCGGGTCGAGGGGCCGGACGGGCCGTGGACGCTCGCCTTGGAGATCAACGGCTTCACCGGCACCGACGGCCGGTTCATGGAGGCGGCATCGCAAGGAACCCGGATCGTCTCTCACTTCCTCAACATCAAAGGCATGAAGCTCTTCACCTGGTGGGAAGACGGCGAAATGCGCACCCAGTTCGAGTCGCCCTACCAGCGTTCCGGCACGACGCCCGACGAACTGCTCACCGAGATGGCCGCCGTCGGCTACGACCTGAGCGACCCTTCCGCTGACGGCGCCGTCGCTCTCGGCATCCCGGGCATGATCGCCCTCGCCCAAGAACTCACCGGGATCCGCCTCACCGCCGGCCTCCTCACCGACGCCGTCTACACCGCCGGCATGGTCACCATCGCCTAA
- a CDS encoding LacI family DNA-binding transcriptional regulator — translation MRLQDVAALAGVSAATASRVLNNESGRRVRDELRLRVEAAARELGYAPNPHARALSRSESDLVGLIVHDVADPYFAAIASGVMRLAGERGLLVFLGSTFRDPEREIEFVAALRGQRVRAIVLAGSRVASRKLNERLAAEVGQVQAAGGRIAIIGQDRLNADAVLPDNRGGARLLAEEMLRLGHRSFAVLAGQRTLVTANERMAGFLAPLKEAGLTADVLYSDFTRDGGHAAAARLVAEDRLPTCVFAVNDVMAIGALTALRERGVPVPDRVSVAGFDDIPAVRDQVPSLTTVRLPLEYMGERVLELALAGRSGRGPTLLTVPGEVVLRDSTAPPAS, via the coding sequence GTGCGGCTGCAGGACGTGGCGGCGCTGGCCGGGGTGTCGGCGGCGACGGCGTCGCGGGTGCTGAACAACGAGAGCGGCCGGCGGGTCCGCGACGAGCTGCGGCTGCGGGTCGAGGCGGCCGCACGGGAGCTGGGATACGCGCCCAATCCGCACGCCCGGGCGCTGTCGAGGTCGGAGTCCGACCTGGTGGGCCTCATCGTCCACGACGTCGCCGATCCGTACTTCGCCGCGATCGCCTCGGGCGTGATGCGGCTGGCCGGCGAACGCGGGCTGCTGGTGTTCCTGGGCAGCACGTTCCGGGATCCGGAGCGGGAGATCGAGTTCGTCGCCGCGCTGCGCGGGCAGCGGGTCCGGGCGATCGTGCTGGCCGGCAGCCGGGTGGCCTCCCGGAAGCTCAACGAGCGCCTGGCCGCCGAGGTGGGGCAGGTGCAGGCGGCCGGCGGGCGGATCGCGATCATCGGACAGGACCGGTTGAACGCGGACGCGGTGCTGCCCGACAACCGGGGCGGGGCGCGCCTGCTGGCCGAGGAGATGCTGCGTCTTGGCCACCGGAGCTTCGCCGTGCTGGCCGGGCAGCGGACGCTCGTCACCGCGAACGAGCGCATGGCGGGTTTCCTCGCCCCGCTGAAGGAGGCGGGCCTGACCGCCGACGTCCTCTACTCCGACTTCACCCGGGACGGCGGCCACGCCGCGGCCGCCCGTCTGGTGGCCGAGGACAGGCTTCCCACCTGCGTGTTCGCGGTCAACGACGTGATGGCGATCGGCGCCCTGACGGCCCTGCGCGAGCGCGGTGTGCCGGTGCCGGACCGGGTCTCGGTCGCGGGTTTCGACGACATCCCGGCCGTCCGCGACCAGGTGCCCTCGCTCACGACGGTGCGCCTGCCCCTGGAGTACATGGGCGAGCGGGTCCTGGAACTCGCGCTCGCCGGCCGGTCCGGCCGCGGGCCGACCCTGCTCACCGTGCCCGGCGAGGTCGTGCTGCGCGACAGCACCGCTCCGCCCGCCTCCTGA
- a CDS encoding Gfo/Idh/MocA family protein → MRTINVIMNGVTGRMGYRQHLVRSVLAIREQGGVLLADGSRVMLDPILVGRSEARLKEIADRHGLRRYTTDLESALADGTGIYFDAQITQTREKAILAAIAAGWDVYTEKPTAESVEGALKLARAAADAGVRNGVVHDKLYLPGLVKLKRLLDSGFFGRVLSVRGEFGYWVFEGDWQKAQRPSWNYRKEDGGGITVDMFCHWNYVLENLFGDVQAVTAKVATHIPTRFDERGESYEATADDAAYGIFELDGGIIAQLNSSWAVRVYRDELVEFQVDGTEGSAVAGLRDCRVQHRVNTPMPVWNPDLPVTEPFRDQWLEVPDNADLDNGFKAQWEQFVRHVAEGAPHPYDFLSGVRGIQLAELGLRSSAEGRRVEIPAVEL, encoded by the coding sequence ATGCGAACGATCAACGTGATCATGAACGGCGTGACGGGGCGGATGGGCTACCGCCAGCATCTGGTGCGGTCGGTCCTGGCGATCCGCGAGCAGGGCGGCGTCCTGCTCGCCGACGGGTCCCGCGTGATGCTCGACCCGATCCTCGTCGGGCGCAGCGAGGCGAGGCTGAAGGAGATCGCCGACCGGCACGGGCTGCGGCGCTACACCACCGACCTGGAGTCCGCGCTGGCGGACGGCACCGGCATCTACTTCGACGCCCAGATCACCCAGACGCGGGAGAAGGCGATCCTCGCCGCGATCGCCGCGGGCTGGGACGTCTACACCGAGAAGCCGACCGCCGAGTCGGTGGAGGGCGCGCTGAAGCTGGCCAGGGCCGCCGCCGATGCCGGCGTCCGCAACGGCGTGGTGCACGACAAGCTCTACCTGCCGGGCCTGGTGAAGCTCAAGCGCCTCCTCGACTCCGGATTCTTCGGCCGGGTGCTGTCGGTGCGCGGCGAGTTCGGCTACTGGGTGTTCGAAGGCGACTGGCAGAAGGCGCAGCGGCCCAGCTGGAACTACCGCAAGGAGGACGGCGGCGGCATCACCGTCGACATGTTCTGCCACTGGAACTACGTCCTGGAGAACCTCTTCGGCGACGTCCAGGCGGTGACGGCCAAGGTCGCCACGCACATCCCCACCCGATTCGACGAGAGGGGCGAGAGCTACGAGGCGACCGCCGACGACGCCGCCTACGGCATCTTCGAGCTGGACGGCGGGATCATCGCCCAGCTCAACTCCTCCTGGGCGGTGCGGGTCTACCGGGACGAGCTGGTGGAGTTCCAGGTCGACGGCACCGAGGGCAGCGCCGTCGCGGGCCTGCGCGACTGCCGGGTCCAGCACCGGGTGAACACGCCGATGCCGGTGTGGAACCCCGACCTGCCGGTGACCGAGCCGTTCCGCGACCAGTGGCTCGAGGTGCCCGACAACGCCGACCTGGACAACGGCTTCAAGGCGCAGTGGGAGCAGTTCGTCCGGCACGTCGCCGAGGGCGCGCCGCACCCGTACGACTTCCTGTCCGGGGTCCGCGGCATCCAGCTCGCCGAGCTCGGGCTGCGGTCGTCGGCCGAGGGCCGCCGCGTGGAGATCCCGGCGGTGGAGCTGTGA
- a CDS encoding dihydrodipicolinate synthase family protein: protein MTSLWLPDENGGSVHTLGAPADWTPPPGPPKSRVVYAAAHVVADPLGDNVPGAPAAIDWETTLNFRRHLWAQGFGVADAMDTAQRGMGLDWAATAELIRRSAAEARACGGAVAVGVGTDHLPAGPHPLDRIVEAYLEQLAVAEDAGAGVILMAGRALAATARSADDYLDVYRRVIGQCGGKVILHWLGEAFDPALRGYWGSTDIGAATTTFLDLIKENPGKVDGVKVSLLDAGHEIALRRSLPEGVRLYTGDDFHYPELIRGDGSGHSDALLGIFAGIAPVAARALHALDQGDLDAYDALLAPTVPLSRHVFAAPTPYYKTGIAFLAWLAGLQPGFVMVGGLQSGRSVLHLARTFRLADAAGLLPDPDLAAARMRSLLETAGLAR from the coding sequence GTGACGTCGCTCTGGCTGCCGGACGAGAACGGCGGCTCCGTCCACACCCTCGGCGCCCCGGCCGACTGGACGCCGCCGCCGGGACCGCCGAAGTCCCGTGTCGTGTACGCCGCCGCGCACGTGGTGGCCGACCCGCTCGGCGACAACGTGCCCGGCGCGCCGGCCGCGATCGACTGGGAGACCACCCTGAACTTCCGCCGCCACCTGTGGGCTCAGGGATTCGGCGTCGCGGACGCGATGGACACCGCCCAGCGGGGCATGGGCCTGGACTGGGCCGCGACCGCCGAGCTGATCCGCCGCAGCGCCGCCGAGGCCCGTGCGTGCGGGGGAGCGGTCGCGGTCGGCGTCGGCACCGACCACCTCCCGGCCGGACCGCACCCCCTCGACCGGATCGTCGAGGCGTACCTGGAGCAGCTCGCGGTGGCCGAGGACGCGGGCGCCGGCGTCATCCTCATGGCCGGCCGCGCGCTGGCGGCCACCGCCCGGTCCGCGGACGACTATCTGGACGTGTACCGCCGGGTGATCGGCCAGTGCGGAGGCAAGGTGATCCTGCACTGGCTCGGGGAGGCGTTCGACCCGGCTTTGCGCGGCTACTGGGGTTCCACCGACATCGGCGCCGCGACCACGACGTTCCTGGACCTGATCAAGGAGAACCCCGGCAAGGTCGACGGCGTCAAGGTGTCCCTGCTGGACGCCGGCCACGAGATCGCGCTGCGGCGCTCCCTCCCCGAAGGCGTCCGCCTGTACACCGGCGACGATTTCCACTACCCCGAGCTGATCCGCGGCGACGGGTCCGGCCACTCCGACGCGCTGCTGGGCATCTTCGCCGGCATCGCCCCGGTCGCGGCCCGCGCCCTCCACGCCCTCGACCAGGGCGATCTGGACGCCTACGACGCCCTTCTCGCCCCTACCGTGCCGCTGTCCCGGCATGTCTTCGCCGCCCCCACTCCGTACTACAAGACCGGCATCGCCTTCCTGGCGTGGCTCGCCGGGCTGCAGCCCGGTTTCGTCATGGTCGGCGGCCTTCAGTCGGGCCGCAGCGTCCTGCACCTGGCCCGGACGTTCCGGCTCGCCGACGCCGCGGGGCTGCTGCCCGACCCCGACCTCGCCGCGGCCCGCATGCGGTCGCTGCTCGAGACGGCAGGACTCGCCCGATGA